The Niallia alba genome includes a window with the following:
- a CDS encoding adaptor protein MecA codes for MRLERLNSNRIKIHLTTDDLYERGLTKEDIWKDSIKWQYFFHEMLEEANDLFDMEIHGSVAVEIFSMKAQGMVMILTISESELDTEELLSEGFLEMQVTVEETVDILYEFKDIEDVINAAKQLVQNAFYGGSLYHFNGMYYLCFVDISSFKEEQIIAILSEYGEVSLKSIYIIEEYGNIIKKENALETLVHYF; via the coding sequence ATGCGTTTGGAGAGATTAAATAGCAACAGAATTAAAATCCATCTGACCACCGATGATTTGTATGAACGTGGATTGACAAAGGAAGATATATGGAAAGACTCGATAAAGTGGCAGTATTTTTTTCATGAAATGCTTGAAGAAGCCAATGATTTATTTGACATGGAGATACACGGATCGGTAGCTGTTGAGATATTTTCAATGAAAGCTCAAGGCATGGTTATGATTTTAACAATAAGTGAAAGTGAATTGGATACGGAAGAATTATTATCTGAAGGTTTCTTAGAGATGCAAGTAACAGTAGAAGAAACAGTGGATATATTATATGAGTTTAAGGATATAGAAGATGTAATAAATGCCGCAAAGCAGTTAGTGCAAAATGCCTTTTATGGCGGTTCTTTATATCATTTTAATGGAATGTATTATTTATGCTTTGTTGATATTTCTTCGTTTAAAGAGGAACAAATTATTGCCATCCTAAGCGAGTATGGAGAAGTAAGTTTAAAGAGCATATACATCATTGAAGAATATGGAAATATAATAAAAAAAGAGAATGCATTGGAGACATTGGTGCATTATTTTTAA